From the Gorilla gorilla gorilla isolate KB3781 chromosome 22, NHGRI_mGorGor1-v2.1_pri, whole genome shotgun sequence genome, one window contains:
- the LOC109024495 gene encoding keratin-associated protein 10-1-like, producing MSICSSDLSYSSRVCLPGSCDSYSDSWQVDDCPESCCEPPCCAPSCCAPAPCLSLVCTPVSCVSSPCCQAACKPSPCQSGCTSSCTPSCCQQSSCQLACCTSSPCQQACCVPICCKPVRCVPTCSEDSSSCCQQSSCQPACCTSSSCQQACCVPVCCKPVCCKPVCSVPICSGASSLCCQQSSCQPACCTSSQSQQGCCVPVCCKPVSCVPVCSGASSSCCQQSSCQPACCTTSCCRPSSSVSLLCRPVCRPACCVPVPSCCAPTSSCQPSCCRPASCVSLLCRPVCSRPAC from the coding sequence ATGTCCATCTGCTCCAGCGACCTGAGCTACAGCAGCCGCGTCTGCCTTCCTGGTTCCTGTGACTCTTACTCCGACTCCTGGCAGGTGGACGACTGCCCAGAGAGCTGCTGCGAGCCCCCCTGCTGCGCCCCCAGCTGCTGCGCCCCGGCCCCCTGCCTGAGCCTGGTCTGCACCCCAGTGAGCTGTGTGTCCAGCCCCTGCTGCCAGGCGGCCTGTAAGCCCAGCCCCTGCCAATCAGGCTGCACCAGCTCCTGCACGCCCTCATGCTGCCAGCAGTCTAGCTGCCAGCTGGCTTGCTGCACCTCCTCCCCCTGCCAGCAGGCCTGCTGTGTGCCCATCTGCTGCAAGCCAGTCCGCTGCGTGCCCACCTGCTCTGAGGATTCCTCTTCATGCTGCCAGCAGTCTAGCTGCCAGCCGGCTTGCtgcacctcctcctcctgccagcAGGCTTGCTGTGTGCCCGTCTGCTGCAAGCCTGTGTGCTGTAAGCCTGTCTGCTCTGTGCCCATCTGCTCTGGGGCTTCCTCTCTGTGCTGCCAGCAGTCTAGCTGTCAGCCAGCTTGCTGCACCTCCTCCCAAAGCCAGCAGGGCTGCTGCGTGCCCGTCTGCTGCAAGCCTGTGAGCTGTGTGCCTGTTTGCTCTGGGGCTTCCTCTTCATGCTGCCAGCAGTCTAGCTGCCAGCCGGCTTGCTGCACCACCTCCTGCTGCAGACCCTCCTCCTCCGTGTCCCTCCTCTGCCGCCCTGTATGCAGGCCCGCCTGCTGCGTGCCCGTCCCTTCCTGCTGTgcccccacctcctcctgccaACCCAGCTGCTGCCGCCCAGCCTCCTGCGTGTCCCTCCTCTGCCGCCCCGTGTGCTCCCGCCCAGCCTGCTGA